A genomic region of Amphiura filiformis chromosome 6, Afil_fr2py, whole genome shotgun sequence contains the following coding sequences:
- the LOC140155853 gene encoding peptidyl-prolyl cis-trans isomerase 6-like, translating into MTFAVLVLLLVGMVSSVDSIRLGLRGSAVVTHEAFFDMSIGRKSIGKITIGLFGELAPKTVENFLHFTTQKAGKGYKGSVIHRVIPGHNLLAGDFIHGNGTGEASKFGLDFEDESFVLKHSGAGWLGMANRGRDTNTCIFYITFMEIPHLDGKHVVFGKVVDGMDVVREIENVETDDNDRPNQEVKITNCGEIRVNEPFRISTKTGSDEL; encoded by the exons GGACTTCGAGGATCAGCTGTAGTTACCCACGAAGCTTTCTTCGACATGTCTATAGGCAGAAAGTCAATTGGAAAAATTACAATTGGATTGTTCGGTGAATTGGCTCCCAAGACTGTAGAAAACTTCTTACATTTCACTACTCAAAAGGCAGGGAAAGGATACAAAGGGAGCGTTATCCATCGAGTTATTCCAGGACATAATTTACTAG CTGGTGACTTTATCCACGGGAACGGGACGGGTGAAGCTAGCAAATTTGGCCTTGACTTTGAGGATGAATCGTTTGTATTGAAGCACAGCGGAGCAGGATGGTTAGGCATGGCAAATCGAG GTCGTGACACAAATACCTGCATTTTCTACATTACTTTTATGGAGATCCCACATTTGGACGGTAAACATGTTGTCTTTGGTAAGGTAGTGGATGGAATGGACGTAGTTCGGGAAATCGAAAACGTTGAAACTGACGATAATGATCGCCCGAATCAGGAAGTTAAAATAACCAACTGTGGGGAAATTCGTGTCAACGAACCATTCCGTATAAGCACAAAAACGGGATCGGACGAGCTTTGA